In Vibrio atlanticus, the following proteins share a genomic window:
- the ihfA gene encoding integration host factor subunit alpha, which yields MALTKADLAENLFETLGYSKRDAKETVEVFFEEVRKALENGEQVKLSGFGNFDLREKNERPGRNPKTGEDIPISARRVVTFRPGQKLKARVENIKIEK from the coding sequence ATGGCACTCACTAAAGCCGATTTGGCTGAGAACCTGTTTGAAACACTCGGATACAGCAAGCGGGATGCCAAGGAAACGGTTGAAGTGTTTTTCGAAGAAGTTCGTAAGGCACTTGAAAATGGCGAACAGGTAAAACTGTCTGGTTTTGGTAACTTTGATCTTCGTGAGAAAAACGAGCGACCTGGTCGTAACCCGAAAACTGGTGAAGACATTCCAATTTCTGCTCGACGTGTTGTTACTTTTAGACCGGGACAAAAACTAAAGGCCCGAGTCGAAAATATTAAAATCGAGAAGTAG